TCGGCGAGGACGTCACCGGACACCGTTCGCTGGTCGTGCTGCGGGTGGACGACCTCGACACCTACTGCGAACAGCTCGTCTCGCGCGGCGCGGACGTGCTCCACGGACCCGCCCCCATGACCGACCGGATGCGCGTCGCGCACCTCAGGGACCCCGAGGGCAACCTCGTGGAACTCCAGGAGTGGCTGCTCCTCCTCGGCTGAACCGGCCCCGGACGGTGCCCGGAACTCCTTCGGGTGGTTGTGCCCCTCATGGCCGCATGCGGTCTACCGCACCGCGCCCCGCGGTGGCACGCTGCCGTCCATGGGGGCTTTGAGACGGATCAGGAGCCGGACCGGGCGCAGGCGGGCGCTGATGGCCCTCGGGCTGGGCGCGGCCGGGGTGTTCGGCGCGACCGCGTGCGAACCCGGGGACGGACTGAGCGCCGCCACCGTGGCGTACACCACCGACCAGACGGCGACCAAGCAGCTCGAACGGCAGAACGTGAACGTGCGGTGGCTCACCTGCACCGCCAACTACGGCAACGCCGGCAAGGTCTACACGCCCGGCAGGTCGCCCGCGCCGACCGAGAACACCGTCGCGAGCGTCGACTGCCAGGGCCAGACCGACGACGGACGGGACATCGTCGTCAAGGGCAAGGTCACCCGCGCCGTCGACGGCGCCTGCGTGCGCGGCGACCTGACCGCCACCGTCGGCGGCAAGCAGTGGTTCCACGTGAGCGGCCTCGGCAACTGCGACGCCACCAACAACCCCACCCCACCCGCCACTTACCGTCCTCCGAACGGGCCCGACCCCACCGTCACGGTCACCGTCACGAAGACCATGTGGTGCAAGGGCGACCCCACCTGCTGGCCCGCACAGGGCAAGTGACCTGCCCGGCCGTCCACGGATCAAGTGATCCGAACCCCTGTCGGGCCGCGTCCCGGCTGCATAGGGTGACCGGGTGACAGAGTCCGCAGCCTCCGCGTATCTCCGGTTTCCGCATCTGCACGGCGAGTTGGCCGTCTTCACGGCCGAGGACGACATCTGGGCCGCCCCCCTCGACGGCGGCGGCCGCGCCTGGCGCGTCAGCGCCGACAACGCACCGGTGAACCACCCGCGCATCTCCCCGGACGGCACGACCGTCGCC
The window above is part of the Streptomyces sp. NBC_01428 genome. Proteins encoded here:
- a CDS encoding VOC family protein; amino-acid sequence: MELAQVRLLVSDFAACYRFYSEVLGLKPQSGATGGPYEKFSPVTGSAGIALQDRAMMAEVLGEIGEDVTGHRSLVVLRVDDLDTYCEQLVSRGADVLHGPAPMTDRMRVAHLRDPEGNLVELQEWLLLLG